A single window of Intrasporangium calvum DSM 43043 DNA harbors:
- a CDS encoding acyl carrier protein: protein MAQSEQEILEGLAEIVNEETGLDTASVEMDKSFTEDLDIDSLSMMTIVVNAEEKFGVRIPDSEVKNLKTVRDAVTFISSAQG from the coding sequence ATGGCTCAGTCCGAGCAGGAGATCCTCGAGGGTCTCGCCGAGATCGTCAACGAGGAGACCGGCCTCGACACCGCATCGGTCGAGATGGACAAGTCCTTCACCGAGGACCTCGACATCGACTCGCTGTCCATGATGACGATCGTCGTCAACGCCGAGGAGAAGTTCGGCGTCCGCATCCCCGACAGCGAGGTCAAGAACCTCAAGACGGTTCGCGACGCCGTCACCTTCATCTCGAGCGCTCAGGGCTGA
- a CDS encoding ACP S-malonyltransferase has product MLAIVCPGQGSQTPGFLTPWLELDGMRDELTRLSEATGLDLVAHGTTSDAETIKDTAIAQPLIVGAGLIALPPLLGAAASTLDGVDLLAGHSVGEITATAAAGVLAADDAVVFVRERGRSMAAASAVTPTGMAAVLGGDPTDVLAVLERHGLTAANVNGAGQTVAAGTLEQLEALQADPPAKARVIPLQVAGAFHTHHMAPAVSTLGELAGTLPTQAPTVTLLSNADGRAVTDGREALDRLVRQVSNPVRWDLCMQTMQELGVTGIIELPPAGTLVGLAKRALKGVETLALKTPDDLEAAQRMISEHGGSPASPTSPTRVDE; this is encoded by the coding sequence GTGCTTGCGATCGTCTGCCCTGGACAGGGCTCCCAGACCCCCGGCTTCCTCACCCCGTGGCTCGAGCTCGACGGGATGCGGGACGAGCTCACCCGCCTGTCCGAGGCCACGGGCCTCGACCTCGTCGCCCACGGCACCACGTCGGACGCGGAGACGATCAAGGACACGGCGATCGCCCAGCCCCTCATCGTCGGGGCAGGGCTCATCGCACTCCCGCCCCTCCTCGGCGCCGCTGCGAGCACCCTCGACGGCGTCGACCTGCTCGCGGGCCACTCCGTCGGTGAGATCACCGCGACGGCTGCCGCGGGGGTCCTCGCGGCCGACGATGCGGTGGTCTTCGTCCGGGAGCGTGGTCGATCCATGGCTGCGGCCAGCGCGGTGACACCCACCGGCATGGCGGCCGTCCTCGGCGGGGACCCCACCGACGTGCTCGCCGTCCTCGAGCGCCACGGCCTCACCGCGGCCAACGTCAACGGAGCCGGCCAGACGGTGGCGGCCGGCACTCTCGAGCAGCTCGAGGCCCTCCAGGCGGACCCGCCGGCCAAGGCTCGGGTCATCCCGCTGCAGGTGGCCGGCGCCTTCCACACGCACCACATGGCCCCGGCCGTCAGCACCCTCGGTGAGCTCGCAGGCACCCTGCCGACCCAGGCCCCGACCGTGACCCTCCTGTCCAACGCCGACGGCCGGGCCGTGACCGACGGCCGCGAGGCGCTGGACCGGCTGGTCCGTCAGGTCAGCAACCCGGTGCGCTGGGACCTGTGCATGCAGACCATGCAGGAGCTCGGCGTCACGGGGATCATCGAGCTGCCACCGGCCGGCACCCTCGTCGGTCTCGCCAAGCGTGCCCTCAAGGGCGTCGAGACGCTGGCCCTCAAGACGCCGGACGACCTCGAGGCCGCGCAACGGATGATCTCCGAGCACGGCGGCTCCCCCGCCTCCCCCACCTCCCCCACCCGCGTCGACGAGTAA
- a CDS encoding beta-ketoacyl-ACP synthase III produces MTASSALTPKGTGFIVDPGSPRHSRMLGVGAYRPDRVVMNAEIVDAIDSSDEWIRERSGIVSRHRAAENESVIDMAEHAARQALEHAGITADQLGFVLMATVTHPYQTPAAAPELAARLGSTAPAMDISAACAGYCYGVATASDMVKAGSVDYVLVIGVEKLSDFTDPHDRGTAFIFGDGAGACVIGPSDTPGIGPTVWGSDGGQRDVITNRHSWLEIRDLLDDGGVEAAAVPPSVEGVTAKGWPALTMAGQSVFRWAVWGMAPIAQQAIDRAGIKVDDLDAFIPHQANIRIVDAMVKQLKLPPDIPVARDIVTTANTSAASIPIAMTRMLAEGEIPSGGLALQIGFGAGLVYAAQVIVLP; encoded by the coding sequence GTGACTGCTTCCAGCGCCCTGACCCCCAAGGGGACCGGTTTCATCGTCGACCCCGGCTCCCCGCGCCACTCCCGGATGCTCGGCGTCGGCGCCTACCGACCCGACCGCGTCGTCATGAACGCCGAGATCGTCGACGCGATCGACTCGAGTGACGAGTGGATCCGCGAGCGCTCGGGCATCGTCAGCCGCCACCGCGCGGCCGAGAACGAGTCGGTCATCGACATGGCCGAGCACGCGGCCCGGCAGGCCCTCGAGCACGCCGGCATCACCGCGGACCAGCTCGGCTTCGTCCTCATGGCGACCGTGACGCACCCCTACCAGACCCCGGCCGCCGCGCCGGAGCTCGCCGCCCGGCTCGGCTCGACCGCCCCCGCGATGGACATCTCGGCCGCCTGTGCCGGCTACTGCTATGGCGTCGCAACGGCCAGTGACATGGTCAAGGCTGGCTCCGTCGACTACGTCCTCGTCATCGGGGTCGAGAAGCTGAGCGACTTCACCGACCCGCACGACCGCGGCACCGCGTTCATCTTCGGTGACGGCGCCGGCGCCTGCGTCATCGGCCCCTCCGACACTCCCGGGATCGGCCCGACGGTGTGGGGCTCCGACGGCGGCCAGCGCGACGTCATCACGAACCGCCACTCGTGGCTGGAGATCCGGGACCTGCTGGACGACGGTGGCGTCGAGGCCGCCGCCGTCCCGCCCTCTGTGGAAGGTGTGACGGCAAAGGGTTGGCCCGCCCTGACGATGGCCGGTCAGAGCGTCTTCCGGTGGGCCGTCTGGGGGATGGCCCCGATCGCCCAGCAGGCCATCGACCGGGCGGGCATCAAGGTCGACGACCTCGATGCGTTCATCCCGCACCAGGCCAACATCCGCATCGTCGATGCGATGGTCAAGCAGCTCAAGCTGCCGCCGGACATCCCCGTCGCCCGAGACATCGTCACGACGGCGAACACGTCGGCCGCGAGCATCCCGATCGCCATGACGCGGATGCTCGCCGAGGGAGAGATCCCGAGCGGCGGCCTCGCCCTGCAGATCGGCTTCGGGGCCGGGCTGGTCTATGCGGCTCAAGTGATCGTCCTGCCATAG
- the argG gene encoding argininosuccinate synthase, giving the protein MSKVLTSLPVGERVGIAFSGGLDTSVAVAWMREKGAVPCTYTADLGQYDEPDIGSVPGRAGQYGAEISRLVDCRTALVEEGLSALACGAFHIRSGGKTYFNTTPLGRVVTGTLLVRAMHEDGVSIWGDGSTFKGNDIERFYRYGLLANPELRIYKPWLDADFVSELGGRQEMSEWLTERDLPYRASAEKAYSTDANIWGATHEAKTLEFLDESMEVVEPIMGVRFWDPSVTIETEDVTVRWEQGRPVAINGRQFPDPVALVDEANTIGGRHGLGMSDQIENRIIEAKSRGIYEAPAMALLHLTYERLLNAIHNEDTIANYHAEGRRLGRLLYEGRWLDPQSLMIRESIQRWVASAVTGEVTVRLRRGDDWSLIRTSGPAFSYHPEKLSMERTEDAAFGPVDRIGQLTMRNLDIADSRAKLELYAAQGLLGARNAELVGELAPGGAAAISANPAAAEVDSTDDALDRAAMEFGTD; this is encoded by the coding sequence GTGTCCAAAGTCTTGACGTCGCTCCCTGTCGGTGAACGAGTCGGGATCGCCTTCTCCGGCGGTCTCGACACCTCCGTGGCTGTCGCCTGGATGCGTGAGAAGGGCGCCGTCCCCTGCACGTACACGGCGGACCTCGGGCAGTACGACGAGCCAGACATCGGCTCCGTGCCCGGGCGCGCCGGGCAGTACGGTGCCGAGATCTCGCGCCTCGTCGACTGCCGGACCGCCCTGGTGGAGGAGGGCCTGTCCGCGCTCGCCTGCGGAGCGTTCCACATCCGCAGCGGCGGCAAGACCTACTTCAACACCACTCCTCTCGGGCGCGTCGTCACGGGCACCCTGCTGGTCCGGGCCATGCACGAGGACGGTGTCTCCATCTGGGGGGACGGCTCGACGTTCAAGGGCAACGACATCGAGCGGTTCTACCGCTACGGCCTGTTGGCCAACCCGGAGCTGCGGATCTACAAGCCGTGGCTCGACGCCGACTTCGTCAGCGAGCTCGGCGGTCGCCAGGAGATGTCCGAGTGGCTCACCGAGCGCGACCTGCCCTACCGGGCCAGCGCCGAGAAGGCATACTCCACCGACGCCAACATCTGGGGGGCCACGCACGAGGCCAAGACCCTCGAGTTCCTCGACGAGTCCATGGAGGTCGTCGAGCCGATCATGGGGGTCCGGTTCTGGGACCCGTCCGTCACCATCGAGACCGAGGATGTCACGGTCCGCTGGGAGCAGGGTCGCCCGGTGGCCATCAACGGCCGCCAGTTCCCCGATCCCGTGGCCCTCGTCGACGAGGCCAACACCATCGGCGGCCGCCACGGTCTCGGCATGAGCGACCAGATCGAGAACCGGATCATCGAGGCCAAGTCCCGCGGCATCTACGAGGCCCCCGCGATGGCGCTGCTCCACCTGACCTACGAGCGGCTGCTCAACGCGATCCACAACGAGGACACCATCGCGAACTACCACGCCGAGGGCCGCCGTCTCGGCCGGCTCCTCTACGAGGGGCGCTGGCTCGACCCGCAGAGCCTGATGATCCGTGAGTCGATCCAGCGCTGGGTCGCGTCCGCCGTCACCGGTGAGGTCACCGTGCGGCTGCGGCGCGGCGACGACTGGTCGCTCATCAGGACGAGTGGGCCCGCGTTCAGCTACCACCCCGAGAAGCTCTCGATGGAGCGCACCGAGGACGCGGCGTTCGGGCCTGTCGACCGGATCGGCCAGCTGACGATGCGCAACCTCGACATCGCCGACTCCCGTGCCAAGCTCGAGCTGTACGCCGCGCAGGGTCTGCTGGGCGCCCGCAACGCCGAGCTGGTCGGCGAGCTCGCCCCCGGCGGAGCGGCCGCCATCTCGGCCAACCCGGCGGCGGCCGAGGTCGACTCGACCGATGACGCCCTCGACCGCGCGGCCATGGAGTTCGGCACCGACTGA
- a CDS encoding PucR family transcriptional regulator, producing MSTRERRRPSSETSRAVDRSAGELVTLAARRMEEHLGWYRDLPAAERSQVGLVAHAGIAQFIEWFRGDEDSSPSAISIFANAPQELTRTVSLRQTLDLVRTVVGVVESHVETLASPGDEQLLRESVLRFSREIAFAAAEVYAGAAEARGAWDARLEALVVDAVLRGEADESMQSRASALGWGDVAHVTFVVGTTPLVNGGAAAAVDTLRRAVRHERVEALAIVQRSRLIAILGGTEDPLAVVSAVAHCFGDGPIVIGPTVPHLFAAGRSARAALSGLSAAAAWPAAPRIVESQALLPERALAGDVPAQRRLIDQVHRPLTRSGQLALLTTAETYLEAGRSLEATARALFIHPNTVRYRLGRIDDLTGFDLTTPRDAWAARIALVLGRLAAAPRMTRLSTTGPLEETSKPAPTTS from the coding sequence GTGAGCACCCGCGAGCGCCGGCGACCGAGCAGTGAGACCTCGCGCGCCGTCGACCGCAGCGCCGGGGAGCTGGTGACGCTCGCGGCTCGCCGGATGGAGGAGCACCTCGGCTGGTACCGCGACCTGCCCGCCGCGGAACGTTCGCAGGTGGGGCTCGTCGCTCACGCCGGCATCGCGCAGTTCATCGAGTGGTTCCGGGGCGACGAGGACAGCAGCCCGTCGGCGATCTCGATCTTCGCCAACGCCCCACAGGAGCTCACTCGGACGGTGAGCCTGCGCCAGACCCTCGACCTCGTCCGCACCGTGGTCGGCGTCGTCGAGTCGCACGTCGAGACCCTGGCGAGTCCCGGCGACGAGCAGCTGCTCCGTGAGTCCGTCCTCCGCTTCAGCCGCGAGATCGCGTTCGCCGCCGCCGAGGTCTACGCCGGCGCAGCCGAGGCCCGAGGCGCCTGGGACGCCCGGCTCGAGGCGCTCGTCGTCGATGCGGTCCTGCGTGGCGAGGCCGACGAGTCGATGCAGTCCCGCGCCTCGGCGCTCGGTTGGGGCGACGTCGCGCACGTCACCTTCGTCGTCGGCACCACCCCGCTGGTCAACGGGGGCGCTGCCGCGGCGGTCGACACGCTCCGACGGGCCGTCCGCCACGAGCGGGTCGAGGCCCTCGCCATCGTCCAGCGCTCCCGCCTCATCGCGATCCTGGGCGGCACGGAGGACCCGCTCGCAGTCGTCTCCGCGGTCGCCCACTGCTTCGGCGACGGGCCGATCGTCATCGGCCCCACGGTGCCGCACCTGTTCGCCGCCGGACGGTCGGCTCGCGCAGCCCTCAGCGGGCTCTCCGCTGCGGCGGCGTGGCCGGCCGCCCCTCGGATCGTCGAGTCCCAGGCCCTGCTCCCCGAGCGGGCCCTCGCGGGCGACGTACCCGCGCAACGACGGCTCATCGACCAGGTCCACCGCCCCCTGACCCGCTCCGGCCAGCTGGCCCTGCTGACCACCGCGGAGACGTACCTCGAGGCCGGGCGCTCGCTCGAGGCGACGGCCCGGGCCCTCTTCATCCACCCCAACACGGTCCGCTACCGGCTCGGCCGGATCGACGACCTGACCGGCTTCGACCTGACGACGCCCCGAGATGCGTGGGCGGCCAGGATCGCGCTGGTGCTGGGCCGGTTGGCTGCCGCACCCCGTATGACCCGCCTGAGCACTACAGGACCTTTGGAGGAAACCTCCAAACCTGCCCCGACGACTTCGTGA